In the Arthrobacter sp. 31Y genome, one interval contains:
- a CDS encoding LacI family DNA-binding transcriptional regulator, whose product MTEQLKRATISDVAEHAGVSRAAVSKVLRNAYGVSPAMRTKVEESMTLLNYRPLALARGMRGNSYTLGVFLVDLSNTFFSVLAEGIRDVAEELGYQVLIGQARQGLDAQQKLIEAMVDRRMDGLVLIAPFGPNDELEKLGRTIPVVVLGRHGPAKYFDTVASDDIAGSALIVDHLVSLGHERISMLANTQPDSEPGMPQTVRRHGYDQAMEKHGLAKYIDHVPGRWGTESGLEAGRSLAARPPARRPSALHGGADVAALGAYTALFEAGIHIPDDMSIVGYDNIPATGLPPIGLSTVDQSGVQMGRQAAELLLSRIEGRTESEHVLVSPRLIVRKTSAPPRR is encoded by the coding sequence ATGACGGAGCAATTGAAGCGCGCCACCATCAGCGACGTTGCTGAGCACGCGGGCGTTTCACGCGCCGCGGTCTCCAAGGTCCTCCGCAATGCCTATGGGGTCAGCCCCGCCATGCGGACCAAAGTCGAGGAATCAATGACCCTCCTTAACTACCGCCCCCTTGCCCTGGCCCGCGGAATGCGCGGTAACAGCTATACCTTGGGCGTGTTCCTGGTGGACCTTTCCAACACCTTCTTCTCAGTCCTTGCCGAGGGCATCCGCGATGTCGCAGAAGAACTTGGGTACCAGGTGCTCATCGGACAGGCACGACAAGGCCTGGACGCACAGCAGAAACTCATCGAAGCGATGGTCGACAGACGGATGGACGGCCTGGTCCTGATCGCACCATTCGGACCGAATGATGAACTGGAAAAGCTTGGCCGAACCATCCCTGTGGTTGTCCTGGGCCGCCACGGACCAGCGAAGTACTTTGACACCGTCGCCAGCGACGACATCGCAGGCAGCGCGCTCATCGTAGACCACCTTGTTTCACTAGGGCATGAGCGGATCTCGATGCTCGCCAACACACAGCCCGACAGCGAACCAGGCATGCCACAAACAGTCCGCCGCCACGGCTACGATCAGGCAATGGAAAAGCACGGGCTGGCCAAGTACATCGATCACGTCCCGGGGCGGTGGGGAACTGAGAGCGGCTTGGAAGCCGGCCGGTCACTCGCCGCCAGGCCTCCGGCCCGACGTCCATCTGCCCTGCACGGCGGCGCCGATGTTGCCGCGCTTGGCGCCTACACTGCGTTGTTCGAGGCCGGGATCCATATACCGGACGACATGTCGATCGTGGGCTACGACAACATCCCCGCTACGGGCCTCCCACCCATCGGTTTGAGCACCGTCGACCAGTCGGGCGTCCAGATGGGCAGGCAAGCTGCGGAGCTGCTCCTCTCGAGGATCGAGGGCCGGACCGAATCCGAGCACGTCTTGGTCTCACCGCGGCTCATCGTGCGAAAGACGTCCGCCCCGCCACGACGCTAG
- a CDS encoding ABC transporter substrate-binding protein, producing the protein MAASSKQRWAALAGGVTVLALALTGCSGGSSTANGDEKTITWLVDNAENTVAAAEKVAEDFTAANPGIKVEVETRPQGGDGDNIVKTRLSTGDMADVFNYNTGSLLQQINPEQNLQPITNESYLSNVTDSFKPVVTSGSDVYGVPFSTGMAGAVLYNKKVYEKLGLSVPRTWDEFMDNSRKIKDAGIAPIIQSYQTTWTSQLFVLGDFANVVTADPNFPADYTANKAKFATNTAAVKGFEHLEEAAKAGLFNEDFASTTYQQAQDMLVNGEGAQYPILSFALNNIQVTYPDKLNDLGLFPLPGDDASKNKLTVWMPGGTYIPKSSKNMEEAKKLQAFIASKAGCDAQTSAVGAAGPYLVKDCELPSDVPDAVKDMLPYFEDAAKNSPALEFLSPVKGPALEQITVEVGSGIRSAKDGAALYDEDVKKQAKQLNLPGWN; encoded by the coding sequence ATGGCCGCATCGAGCAAGCAGCGCTGGGCCGCTCTGGCTGGGGGAGTGACAGTTCTGGCGCTGGCTCTGACCGGTTGCAGCGGCGGTAGTTCTACCGCCAATGGAGACGAAAAGACGATTACGTGGTTGGTGGACAATGCGGAAAACACCGTCGCCGCAGCGGAAAAGGTCGCTGAAGACTTCACCGCAGCGAATCCCGGCATCAAGGTGGAGGTCGAGACCCGACCGCAGGGTGGCGACGGCGACAACATCGTCAAGACGCGGCTCTCCACCGGTGACATGGCGGACGTCTTCAACTACAACACCGGCTCGCTTCTGCAGCAGATCAATCCCGAGCAGAACCTGCAGCCCATCACCAACGAGTCCTACCTGTCCAATGTCACGGACTCCTTCAAGCCTGTGGTGACGTCCGGCAGTGATGTCTACGGTGTGCCGTTCAGTACCGGCATGGCTGGTGCGGTGCTCTATAACAAGAAGGTCTACGAAAAGCTCGGCTTGTCCGTCCCCAGGACCTGGGACGAATTCATGGACAACAGCCGCAAGATCAAGGACGCAGGCATCGCGCCGATCATCCAGTCCTACCAGACCACCTGGACGTCCCAGCTCTTCGTGTTGGGTGACTTCGCCAATGTGGTCACCGCGGACCCCAACTTCCCGGCCGACTACACCGCCAACAAGGCCAAATTCGCCACGAACACTGCCGCAGTGAAGGGCTTTGAGCACCTTGAGGAGGCAGCGAAGGCCGGCCTGTTTAACGAGGACTTCGCCTCCACCACCTATCAGCAGGCACAAGACATGCTGGTCAACGGTGAAGGCGCTCAGTACCCGATTTTGAGCTTCGCCTTGAATAACATCCAGGTGACCTACCCGGACAAGCTGAACGACCTTGGGCTGTTCCCGCTTCCCGGCGATGACGCGTCAAAGAACAAGCTGACCGTCTGGATGCCCGGCGGCACGTACATTCCCAAATCTTCCAAGAACATGGAAGAAGCCAAGAAGCTTCAGGCATTCATCGCCAGCAAGGCCGGATGCGACGCCCAGACCTCTGCAGTGGGCGCAGCTGGCCCGTACCTTGTGAAGGATTGCGAGCTGCCCTCGGATGTCCCGGACGCAGTGAAGGACATGCTCCCGTACTTCGAAGATGCTGCCAAAAACAGCCCCGCATTGGAATTCCTGTCCCCGGTCAAGGGCCCCGCCCTTGAACAGATCACCGTCGAGGTCGGCTCGGGTATCCGCTCCGCCAAGGACGGCGCCGCCCTCTACGACGAGGACGTCAAAAAGCAGGCCAAGCAGCTGAACCTGCCTGGCTGGAACTAA
- a CDS encoding carbohydrate ABC transporter permease: MTLNTAPKPTAVRQLPQQAQAKRRKGKSPYPYWFYLPAAVVYTALFLIPTFASFFFSFTRWNLNEFTWIGLDNFVQFFQEPALIKGLTNTFIYGLVTSTLKVVLGMLLAVLLTSQIIARGYLRSVMFFPVLLSSIGVGIVFTALMDPRNGMINEALAVAGIEGPAWLTDPAWALLSVALVDVWKGVGLATVIYIAGIVSIPQEYFEAAKMDGASSFKSFFNITLPLARPATATVIILSLIGGLRSFDLIWAMTKGGPGFTSDVIASVIYKQYQAGFYGLSTAGNVVLFLIVTAIVLPLSMFLNRKEVEQ, encoded by the coding sequence ATGACACTCAACACCGCACCAAAGCCGACGGCGGTACGGCAGCTTCCGCAGCAGGCGCAAGCGAAACGCCGCAAGGGCAAGTCGCCCTACCCTTACTGGTTCTACCTTCCCGCGGCAGTGGTTTACACCGCACTGTTCCTGATCCCAACCTTTGCCTCCTTCTTCTTCAGCTTCACCCGCTGGAACCTGAACGAGTTCACCTGGATCGGCCTGGACAACTTTGTCCAGTTCTTCCAGGAACCCGCCCTCATCAAAGGGCTTACCAACACCTTCATCTATGGACTGGTGACGTCCACCCTCAAAGTGGTGCTGGGCATGCTCCTGGCAGTTTTGCTGACATCCCAGATCATCGCCCGGGGTTATCTGCGCTCCGTGATGTTTTTTCCGGTGCTGTTGAGCAGCATCGGCGTCGGTATCGTCTTCACGGCTCTCATGGACCCCCGGAACGGCATGATCAATGAGGCCCTCGCTGTAGCCGGCATCGAAGGGCCCGCCTGGCTCACCGACCCGGCGTGGGCGCTGCTTTCCGTAGCTTTGGTTGACGTGTGGAAGGGCGTTGGCCTTGCCACTGTCATTTACATCGCGGGCATCGTCTCTATCCCGCAGGAGTACTTTGAAGCGGCCAAGATGGACGGGGCCAGCTCCTTCAAGAGCTTCTTCAACATCACCTTGCCACTGGCCCGCCCGGCAACCGCTACGGTCATCATCCTGTCGCTCATTGGCGGACTCCGGTCCTTCGACCTGATCTGGGCCATGACCAAGGGCGGCCCGGGATTTACCTCGGACGTCATCGCGTCCGTTATTTACAAGCAGTACCAAGCCGGCTTCTACGGCCTGTCCACGGCCGGAAACGTGGTCCTGTTCCTCATTGTC